The Pseudomonas sp. TH06 genome has a window encoding:
- the tkt gene encoding transketolase — MPSRRERANAIRALSMDAVQKANSGHPGAPMGMADIAEVLWRDYLKHNPSNPSFADRDRFVLSNGHGSMLIYSLLHLTGYDLSIDDIKQFRQLHSRTPGHPEFGYTPGVETTTGPLGQGLANAVGFALAEKVLGAQFNRPGHNIVDHHTYVFLGDGCMMEGISHEVASLAGTLGLGKLIAFYDDNGISIDGEVEGWFTDDTPKRFEAYNWQVIRNVDGHDPEEIKTAIETARKSPLPTLICCKTTIGFGSPNKQGKEDCHGAPLGDAEIALTRKALNWNYGPFEIPADIYAEWDAKEAGRAVEAEWDQRFAAYSAAFPTEANELVRRLSGELPADFSEKASAYIAEVAAKGETIASRKASQNTLNAFGPLLPELLGGSADLAGSNLTLWKGCKGVSAEDASGNYMYYGVREFGMTAIMNGVTLHGGLVPYGATFLMFMEYARNAVRMSALMKKQVIHVYTHDSIGLGEDGPTHQPVEQLTSLRTTPNLDTWRPADAVESAVAWKNALERKDGPSALIFSRQNLQHQERDAGQIADISRGGYVLKDCAGEPELILISTGSEVGLAVQAYDKLTEQGRKVRVVSMPCTSVFDAQDAGYKQAVLPLQVGARIAIEAAHADFWFKYVGLEGRVIGMTTYGESAPASALFEEFGFTLENILGQAEELLED, encoded by the coding sequence ATGCCTAGCCGTCGTGAGCGTGCCAACGCCATTCGTGCCCTCAGCATGGATGCCGTGCAAAAAGCCAACAGCGGCCATCCCGGTGCCCCTATGGGTATGGCAGATATCGCCGAAGTGCTTTGGCGCGACTACCTCAAGCACAACCCGAGCAATCCATCGTTCGCCGACCGTGACCGCTTCGTGCTGTCCAACGGCCATGGCTCGATGCTGATCTACTCGCTGCTGCACCTGACCGGTTACGACCTGTCGATTGACGACATCAAGCAGTTCCGTCAACTGCACAGCCGTACCCCGGGTCACCCGGAATTCGGTTACACCCCGGGCGTCGAAACCACCACCGGCCCACTGGGTCAGGGTCTGGCCAACGCCGTGGGCTTCGCCCTGGCGGAAAAAGTGCTGGGCGCGCAGTTCAACCGTCCTGGCCACAACATCGTCGACCACCACACCTACGTGTTCCTCGGTGATGGCTGCATGATGGAAGGCATTTCCCACGAAGTCGCTTCCCTGGCCGGCACCCTGGGTCTGGGCAAGCTGATCGCTTTCTACGATGACAACGGTATCTCCATCGATGGCGAAGTCGAAGGCTGGTTCACCGATGACACGCCGAAGCGTTTCGAAGCCTACAACTGGCAAGTGATCCGCAACGTTGACGGTCATGACCCGGAAGAGATCAAGACTGCCATCGAAACCGCGCGCAAGAGCCCGCTGCCGACACTGATCTGCTGCAAGACCACCATCGGTTTCGGTTCGCCGAACAAGCAAGGCAAAGAAGACTGCCACGGCGCCCCGTTGGGTGACGCGGAAATCGCTCTGACCCGCAAGGCGCTGAACTGGAATTACGGCCCGTTCGAAATCCCGGCCGACATCTATGCCGAGTGGGATGCCAAAGAAGCTGGCCGCGCTGTTGAAGCCGAGTGGGATCAGCGTTTCGCTGCCTACTCCGCCGCGTTCCCGACCGAAGCCAACGAACTGGTGCGTCGTCTGAGCGGTGAGTTGCCGGCGGACTTCTCCGAAAAAGCCTCGGCCTACATCGCTGAAGTCGCGGCCAAAGGCGAAACCATCGCCAGCCGTAAAGCCAGCCAGAACACCCTGAACGCGTTCGGCCCGCTGCTGCCGGAACTGCTTGGCGGCTCCGCTGACCTCGCCGGTTCCAACCTGACCCTGTGGAAAGGTTGCAAAGGCGTCAGCGCTGAAGATGCCAGCGGCAACTACATGTACTACGGCGTGCGTGAATTCGGCATGACCGCGATCATGAACGGCGTGACCCTGCACGGCGGTCTGGTGCCTTACGGCGCGACCTTCCTGATGTTCATGGAATATGCGCGCAACGCAGTGCGCATGTCCGCGCTGATGAAGAAGCAGGTGATCCACGTCTACACCCACGACTCCATCGGTCTGGGCGAAGACGGCCCGACGCACCAGCCGGTCGAGCAACTGACCAGCCTGCGCACCACCCCGAACCTCGACACCTGGCGTCCAGCCGATGCCGTTGAATCGGCAGTGGCCTGGAAAAACGCTCTGGAGCGCAAGGACGGCCCGTCGGCGCTGATCTTCTCGCGTCAGAACCTGCAGCACCAGGAACGTGATGCCGGCCAGATCGCCGACATCAGCCGTGGCGGTTACGTGCTGAAGGACTGCGCAGGCGAGCCTGAGCTGATCCTGATCTCGACCGGTTCCGAAGTCGGCCTGGCTGTTCAGGCTTACGACAAACTGACCGAGCAGGGCCGCAAGGTGCGTGTGGTTTCGATGCCTTGCACCAGCGTGTTCGATGCTCAGGACGCCGGCTACAAGCAAGCCGTGCTGCCGTTGCAGGTTGGCGCGCGTATCGCCATCGAAGCGGCTCACGCCGACTTCTGGTTCAAGTATGTGGGTCTGGAAGGTCGCGTGATCGGCATGACCACCTACGGCGAATCGGCTCCGGCTTCGGCACTGTTCGAAGAGTTCGGCTTCACCCTGGAAAACATCCTGGGTCAGGCTGAAGAACTGCTGGAAGACTAA
- the epd gene encoding erythrose-4-phosphate dehydrogenase, translating into MPQPRPYKVALNGYGRIGRCVLRALFERGEKAGFEIVAINDLADMASIEYLTRFDSTHGRFPGEVRVEGDCLHINGDCVKVLRSATPEGIDWASLGVDLVLECSGAYNTREDGQRFLDAGAPRVLFSQPMASEADVDATIVYGVNQDCLTGDELLVSNASCTTNCGVPLLRLLDKAIGLDYVSITTIHSAMNDQPVIDAYHHEDLRRTRSAFQSVIPVSTGLARGIERLLPELAGRIQAKAVRVPTVNVSCLDITMQTATATDANEVNRILREAATSGPLKGLLAYTELPHASCDFNHDPHSAIVDASQTRVSGPKLVNILAWFDNEWGFANRMLDVAEHYLQTATSKKP; encoded by the coding sequence ATGCCTCAACCGCGTCCCTACAAAGTTGCACTCAACGGCTACGGCCGGATTGGTCGTTGCGTCTTGCGTGCGTTGTTTGAGCGAGGCGAAAAAGCCGGGTTTGAAATTGTCGCGATCAACGATCTGGCCGACATGGCCAGCATCGAATACCTGACACGCTTCGACTCCACCCACGGCCGCTTTCCCGGCGAGGTGAGGGTTGAAGGCGATTGTCTGCATATTAATGGCGACTGCGTGAAGGTCCTGCGCAGTGCCACCCCCGAAGGCATCGATTGGGCGTCGCTGGGCGTCGATCTGGTGCTTGAGTGCTCCGGTGCCTATAACACCCGTGAAGATGGCCAGCGTTTCCTCGACGCCGGCGCGCCACGCGTGTTGTTCTCGCAGCCAATGGCCAGCGAGGCGGATGTCGACGCCACCATCGTTTACGGCGTCAATCAGGATTGCCTGACTGGCGACGAGTTGCTGGTGTCCAACGCCTCCTGCACCACCAATTGTGGCGTGCCGCTGTTGCGTTTGCTGGATAAGGCGATCGGCCTCGATTACGTGTCGATCACCACGATTCACTCGGCGATGAATGATCAGCCGGTAATCGACGCCTATCATCACGAAGACCTGCGCCGCACGCGTTCGGCGTTTCAGTCGGTGATCCCGGTGTCCACCGGTCTGGCGCGCGGTATCGAGCGTCTGCTGCCGGAACTTGCCGGGCGAATTCAGGCCAAAGCCGTACGTGTGCCGACGGTCAACGTGTCGTGCCTCGACATCACGATGCAGACCGCCACGGCGACCGACGCCAATGAGGTCAACCGGATCCTGCGCGAGGCCGCCACCAGCGGCCCGCTCAAAGGCCTGCTGGCTTACACCGAGTTGCCGCACGCAAGCTGTGATTTCAACCATGACCCACATTCGGCCATCGTCGATGCCAGTCAGACCCGTGTTTCCGGCCCCAAACTGGTGAACATCCTGGCCTGGTTCGACAACGAATGGGGTTTTGCCAACCGAATGCTGGACGTTGCAGAACACTATCTGCAAACAGCAACTTCAAAAAAACCGTAG
- a CDS encoding phosphoglycerate kinase codes for MTVLKMSDLDLQGKRVLIREDLNVPVKDGVVTSDARILASLPTIKLALEKGAAVMVCSHLGRPTEGEFSAENSLKPVADYLSKALGREVPLVADYLGGVDVKAGDIVLFENVRFNKGEKKNADELAQQYAALCDVFVMDAFGTAHRAEGSTHGVAKFAKVAAAGPLLAAELDALGKALGAPAQPMAAIVAGSKVSTKLDVLNSLSQICDQLIVGGGIANTFLAAAGHPVGKSLYEPDLLDTARAIAAKVSVPLPVDVVVAKEFAETAEATVKLIADVAADDMILDIGPQTAANFAELLKSSKTILWNGPVGVFEFDQFGNGTKVLAQAIAESSAFSIAGGGDTLAAIDKYGVAEQISYISTGGGAFLEFVEGKVLPAVEVLESRAKA; via the coding sequence ATGACCGTGTTGAAGATGTCCGACCTCGATCTGCAAGGTAAGCGCGTATTGATCCGCGAAGACCTCAACGTCCCAGTCAAGGACGGTGTTGTCACCAGCGATGCGCGTATCCTGGCTTCGCTGCCGACCATCAAGCTGGCCCTGGAGAAAGGTGCGGCCGTGATGGTCTGCTCGCACCTTGGCCGTCCGACCGAAGGCGAATTCTCCGCCGAGAACAGCCTCAAGCCTGTCGCCGACTACCTGAGCAAGGCCCTGGGCCGCGAAGTGCCGCTGGTTGCCGATTACCTCGGCGGCGTTGACGTCAAGGCCGGCGACATTGTGCTGTTCGAAAACGTACGCTTCAATAAAGGTGAGAAAAAGAACGCTGACGAACTGGCCCAGCAATACGCCGCCCTGTGCGACGTGTTCGTGATGGACGCATTCGGCACCGCTCACCGCGCCGAAGGTTCGACGCATGGTGTCGCCAAGTTCGCCAAAGTCGCCGCTGCTGGTCCGCTGCTGGCCGCTGAACTGGATGCACTGGGCAAAGCCCTGGGCGCGCCGGCGCAACCAATGGCTGCGATCGTTGCCGGTTCCAAGGTCTCGACCAAACTCGACGTGCTGAACAGCCTGAGCCAGATCTGCGATCAACTGATCGTCGGCGGCGGCATCGCCAACACCTTCCTCGCCGCTGCCGGTCACCCGGTCGGCAAGTCGCTGTACGAGCCGGACCTGCTCGACACTGCACGCGCCATCGCCGCCAAGGTCAGCGTGCCGCTGCCAGTCGACGTCGTGGTTGCCAAGGAATTCGCTGAAACTGCTGAAGCCACCGTCAAGCTCATCGCTGACGTTGCCGCTGACGACATGATTCTGGACATCGGCCCGCAGACCGCCGCGAACTTCGCCGAACTGCTGAAATCGTCGAAAACCATTCTGTGGAACGGTCCGGTCGGCGTGTTCGAATTCGACCAGTTCGGCAACGGCACAAAAGTGCTGGCCCAGGCCATCGCTGAAAGCTCGGCGTTCTCCATCGCTGGCGGTGGCGACACCCTGGCGGCCATCGATAAATATGGCGTGGCTGAGCAAATCTCCTACATTTCCACCGGCGGTGGCGCGTTCCTCGAATTCGTCGAGGGCAAAGTGCTGCCAGCCGTAGAAGTCCTGGAAAGCCGGGCCAAGGCCTGA
- a CDS encoding MliC family protein, which produces MKGLIAIAALALLGGCAQLNLFQSSAPVDNWTTWTCDSQAKVLWRYADAGQKEVDVRLGGGDQVYRLKEEPGASGTLYSDGMLAFHVKGDEGLVYWVATNDLIGRGCKAQ; this is translated from the coding sequence ATGAAAGGCTTGATCGCCATTGCGGCGTTGGCATTGTTGGGCGGTTGCGCGCAGTTGAACCTGTTTCAGTCGTCTGCACCTGTGGATAACTGGACCACCTGGACCTGCGACAGCCAGGCCAAAGTGCTATGGCGCTACGCCGATGCCGGCCAGAAGGAAGTCGATGTTCGACTGGGCGGCGGCGATCAGGTCTATCGCCTGAAAGAAGAGCCGGGTGCCTCGGGCACGCTGTACAGCGATGGCATGCTGGCGTTTCACGTCAAGGGTGACGAAGGCCTTGTGTACTGGGTTGCCACCAATGACTTGATCGGCCGCGGTTGCAAAGCGCAGTAA
- the fba gene encoding class II fructose-bisphosphate aldolase (catalyzes the reversible aldol condensation of dihydroxyacetonephosphate and glyceraldehyde 3-phosphate in the Calvin cycle, glycolysis, and/or gluconeogenesis): protein MALISMRQMLDHAAEFGYGVPAFNVNNLEQMRAIMEAADKTDSPVIVQASAGARKYAGAPFLRHLILAAIEEFPHIPVCMHQDHGTSPDVCQRSIQLGFSSVMMDGSLGEDGKTPTDYEYNVRVTQQTVAMAHACGVSVEGELGCLGSLETGMAGEEDGIGAEGVLDHSQMLTDPEEAADFVKKTQVDALAIAIGTSHGAYKFTKPPTGDVLAIDRIKEIHKRIPNTHLVMHGSSSVPQEWLAIINQYGGDIKETYGVPVEEIVEGIKYGVRKVNIDTDLRLASTGAMRRLMATNPSEFDPRKFFGATVTAMRDVCIARYEAFGTAGNASKIKPISLEAMFQRYLKGELNAKVN from the coding sequence ATGGCACTTATCAGCATGCGCCAGATGTTGGACCACGCAGCCGAATTCGGCTACGGCGTTCCAGCCTTCAACGTCAACAACCTTGAGCAGATGCGCGCCATCATGGAAGCCGCTGACAAGACTGACTCCCCGGTGATCGTCCAGGCTTCGGCCGGCGCCCGTAAATACGCCGGCGCGCCTTTCCTGCGTCACCTGATACTGGCTGCAATCGAAGAATTCCCGCACATCCCGGTGTGCATGCACCAGGACCACGGCACCAGCCCTGACGTTTGCCAGCGCTCGATCCAACTGGGCTTCAGCTCGGTGATGATGGACGGCTCCCTCGGCGAAGACGGCAAGACCCCGACCGACTACGAATACAACGTCCGCGTTACTCAACAAACCGTGGCCATGGCGCACGCCTGCGGCGTTTCGGTTGAAGGCGAGCTGGGCTGCCTGGGTTCGCTGGAAACCGGCATGGCCGGTGAAGAAGACGGCATCGGCGCTGAAGGCGTTCTGGATCACAGCCAGATGCTGACCGACCCGGAAGAAGCCGCTGACTTCGTCAAGAAGACTCAGGTTGATGCCCTGGCCATCGCCATCGGCACCAGCCACGGCGCCTACAAGTTCACCAAGCCACCGACCGGCGACGTGCTGGCGATCGACCGCATCAAGGAAATCCACAAGCGCATCCCGAACACCCACCTGGTGATGCACGGTTCCTCGTCGGTTCCGCAAGAGTGGCTGGCGATCATCAACCAGTACGGCGGCGACATCAAAGAAACCTACGGCGTGCCAGTTGAAGAAATCGTCGAAGGCATCAAGTACGGCGTGCGCAAGGTCAACATCGACACCGACCTGCGTCTGGCCTCCACCGGTGCGATGCGTCGCCTGATGGCCACCAACCCGAGCGAATTCGACCCACGTAAATTCTTCGGCGCGACTGTTACCGCGATGCGCGACGTTTGTATCGCTCGTTATGAAGCGTTCGGCACT